GCACATATCCAGGTTTCTTCATCTCTTCCTCCAACTTAACTATCTCATCAATATCCAAAAACGTAAGAATTTTCAAAAACCTAATAACATCAGCATCCGGAACAGAGAAAAAATACTGATAAAATTTGTATGGCGATAAATATGACGGTGACAACCAAATTGCACCATCCTCAGATTTACCGAATTTCGTACCATCACTTTTCAACAAAAGAGGAAATGTCAAACCATAAGTAGCAGTTGCACCTTCTACCTGCAATATCTTCCTAATCAAATCAGTTCCAGCAGTTATATTACCCCATTGATCACTACCCCCAATTTGAACACTAACACCCTCATTCTGAAACAAATGCAAGAAATCATAACCCTGCAATAACTGATAAGTAAACTCAGTATAACTCATTCCTTGTTCAGAATCTAATCTCTTCCTAACACTTTCCTTAGCCATCATTGAACCAACTCTAGCATATTTACCAACCcttttcagaaaatccaataaACTAAACTCTTTCcaccaatcataattattcaaaaCTACAACAGAAGAATCATTACCATTACCATTAACATTAAACTCCTCCAAGTTTGGATTTTGAGCACGACCCAAGATTGTTCTGATGGTGTTTTCAATACCAGCAGTATTCCTCTCCAAAGTCTCAACATCAAGCTCCGGTCTTTCTAGGCTTTTCCCAGAAGGGTCACCGACACGCGCAGTGGCGCCACCGATCAAAGCAACGACGTTATGGCCAGAACGGCGGAACCATGAGAGAACAATGAGACCCAATAGGTTACCCAAGTGTAAGCTTTCGGCAGTTGGGTCGAATCCACAATAGACTTTGAGAGGTGCATTGatggtgtttgatgaaatgcttcTGAGAGAATCGTTTGTTATGGAGTCGAGTAAGCCTCTTTCTTCGAGGATTCCGATGACATTTCGAGTGGTTtgagattgttgttgttgtagaGTGCAGGTTGTTCTTGTGAGACGAAGAGGAAGAGAGAGTGGAAGGTGAGAAGAAGAAGGTTTGAATGGAAAAATGAAGAGCTTGGTGGAATGGGAGAAGAAAATTGATCTTGAAGCAAAATTGGTGGCCATtgttatgatgatgatgatatcgGGGTTTGGGATATGTGAACTTTGAAGTGAGTGGGtgctcagtttttttttttggtttaatttttctgaaacaatttttttacactaatttttttaatagatgaaataataattatttaatttttttttgttttgaacaaggcaaaatgagatatattaaccaAAACAGCCTTCCTGGCACAAGACGTACCATGACAGACTATAAAAGTTTACAGGAATagtcaaaacaaacaaaaagcatATACAAAAGTCATACAAATCCCAAGCACAAAcgaggactagaccaccagctatggtagtttaaagctaacgtaatattcgtcgacttcaaccacctaaatgaaaacaacttgatcttgtccaacaaaacaTGGGGCATATCTACTGATCCTTGGAACAGTCGATGATTTCTCGCCGTCCATACTACCCAACGCAAGCAAGCCAGATGAGCTGAAGGAAAGAACGGCGTGCTCGAGATCCACCTGCTGAGGATGTGAACTGAACAAAGTGATCGTGCAAAGAAACAAACTCGATCAAAGGAATGTCAATCCATGACCgcactaaatcccaaagagagCCAACAAAACCGCAAGGTATGAATAAATGATGAGCCGACTCAGCCTCACCACACCCAAAAACACACGTGTGAGCTGTAGGAGATAAAACCCGACGAGTAACCAGATTCACTCTCgtgggcaacctgtcacgcaataaaAGCCACGcaagaatggaaaccttcaaaggaacatGAGGGTGCCAAATAAGATTATCCGCAGCATCCATAGTAACCAAGTCATGAGATATCAGGAGCTGATAAGCCCCCCTAACAGTATACCCTGTGTCAGGATCCGgctgccactgccacctgtcCAAAGAAATAGCCTGCAAGGAAATGTTAGAAAGTAAagtctgacactcccccaacatctcctcctcccacgccctcaactgccTCCGCCACACCCACGCTCCTCCATCTACGCCCCACCCTAAAGCCCTCATCTCAGTTACCGTACAGTATTTGTTTGCCGTTAAAACAAATAGACGCCCAAAACGCTCACACAACGGAGTAccatccacccagggatcgGTCCAGAAAAAAGTCTCTGACCCGTCCCCCACCCTCCTCACCACATGCTCCCCGAACCACCTACCACCTGGCTCACCGCCTCCCTCCCTAATACGTactatctccctccaccacaggGACCCCCGCCGACCTCCATCCCGAATTCTGCCTCCCTCAACCCCATACCTAGCTGCCAACACTCTAAACCATAGTCCCCCGCTATCTAccaacatcctccaacaccacttgccCAATAGGGCCTGGTTAAACTCCCGCAACCTCctgacccccaaacctccactctccttaggtAAGCTAACAGAATTCCAACTCACCCAAGaaattttcctagaatcctcaccccccccccccccccccccaccccccaaaaaaaatttaatgaaaagagattcaatggaggaaatgatacctgaaggagctttgaagaaggaaagagcatagacaggtagAGAGGTCAAAACAGATCGCAACAGAACCAAACGGCCACCAAAAGACAAGAAGCGGCTCTTCCATCCAGATAATCTATTCTTTATTTGATGCAACACCGGGTCCCAAAAATTCAGACGCCTCGGATCG
This portion of the Trifolium pratense cultivar HEN17-A07 linkage group LG3, ARS_RC_1.1, whole genome shotgun sequence genome encodes:
- the LOC123913169 gene encoding tyrosine--tRNA ligase, chloroplastic/mitochondrial, with amino-acid sequence MATNFASRSIFFSHSTKLFIFPFKPSSSHLPLSLPLRLTRTTCTLQQQQSQTTRNVIGILEERGLLDSITNDSLRSISSNTINAPLKVYCGFDPTAESLHLGNLLGLIVLSWFRRSGHNVVALIGGATARVGDPSGKSLERPELDVETLERNTAGIENTIRTILGRAQNPNLEEFNVNGNGNDSSVVVLNNYDWWKEFSLLDFLKRVGKYARVGSMMAKESVRKRLDSEQGMSYTEFTYQLLQGYDFLHLFQNEGVSVQIGGSDQWGNITAGTDLIRKILQVEGATATYGLTFPLLLKSDGTKFGKSEDGAIWLSPSYLSPYKFYQYFFSVPDADVIRFLKILTFLDIDEIVKLEEEMKKPGYVPNTAQRRLAEEVTRFVHGEDGLSEALRATEALRPGSETKLDWKTIEGIAEDVPSCSLAYDDVLNQSLVDLSVSSGLFDSKSAARRLLKQGGLYLNNSRVDGENKKIEAADIVDGKVLLLSAGKKNKVLVRIA